A region of Anolis carolinensis isolate JA03-04 unplaced genomic scaffold, rAnoCar3.1.pri scaffold_7, whole genome shotgun sequence DNA encodes the following proteins:
- the LOC134293165 gene encoding uncharacterized protein LOC134293165 yields HVRKPSHVKSKAKRSKRKRKWPKRQPKCHKYKPKCHKPKLKRHKRKRLKHQPKCHKHKPKRPKHKRPKRQPNRHKPKRHKRKRPKRQPKRHKPKPKRHKRKRPKRQPKRHKPKPKRHKRKWLKRQPKRHKPKLKHHKPKRPKPKPKRCERKRSKRQLKCRKPKSKGPKPKPERPKPKPKCLKCKRPKPKRKQPKHKRPKHQSKRRKSKPKPPKPKCPEPKRKWPVPKPKHPEPKPKWPKTKPKCPKPKRPKLKRPKPKRPKPKCPGPKRPKPKRPKPKRPKPKHPKRKCPEPKLKCPKPKRPKPKHKWPESKPKHPEPKPKYPEPKRPKPKRPKPKHPEPKPKCPEPTHPKPKRPKPKHPEPKPKCPEPTHPKPKRPKPKHPEPKPKCPEPTHPKPKHPKPKHPKHKRPKPKPKCPESKRPESKRPKPKCPKPKPKYPEPKHAKH; encoded by the coding sequence CATGTGAGGAAGCCATCCCACGTTAAGTCCAAAGCTAAACGTTCAAAACGTAAACGTAAATGGCCCAAACGTCAACCCAAATGTCATAAATATAAACCCAAATGTCATAAACCTAAACTTAAACGTCATAAACGTAAACGGCTCAAACATCAACCCAAATGTCATAAACATAAACCTAAACGTCCTAAACATAAACGGCCCAAACGTCAACCTAACCGTCATAAACCTAAACGTCATAAACGTAAACGGCCCAAACGTCAACCCAAACGTCATAAACCTAAACCTAAACGTCATAAACGTAAACGGCCCAAACGTCAACCCAAACGTCATAAACCTAAACCTAAACGTCATAAACGTAAATGGCTCAAACGTCAACCCAAACGTCATAAACCTAAACTTAAACATCATAAACCTAAACGGCCCAAACCTAAACCTAAACGTTGCGAACGTAAAAGGTCCAAACGTCAACTTAAATGTCGCAAACCTAAATCTAAAGGACCCAAACCTAAACCTGAACGTCCCAAACCTAAACCTAAATGTCTCAAATGTAAACGTCCCAAACCTAAACGCAAACAGCCTAAACATAAACGGCCCAAACATCAATCTAAACGTCGCAAATCTAAACCTAAACCTCCTAAACCTAAATGTCCCGAACCTAAACGTAAATGGCCCGTACCTAAACCTAAACATCCCGAACCTAAGCCTAAGTGGCCCAAAACTAAACCTAAATGTCCTAAACCTAAACGTCCCAAACTTAAACGTCCCAAACCTAAACGTCCCAAACCTAAATGTCCCGGACCTAAACGTCCTAAACCTAAACGTCCTAAACCTAAACGTCCCAAACCTAAACATCCTAAACGTAAATGTCCCGAACCTAAACTCAAATGTCCCAAACCTAAACGTCCCAAACCTAAACATAAATGGCCTGAATCTAAACCTAAACATCCCGAACCTAAACCTAAATATCCCGAACCTAAACGTCCCAAACCTAAACGTCCCAAACCTAAACATCCCGAACCTAAACCCAAATGTCCCGAACCTACACATCCCAAACCTAAACGTCCCAAACCTAAACATCCCGAACCTAAACCCAAATGTCCCGAACCTACACATCCCAAACCTAAACGTCCCAAACCTAAACATCCCGAACCTAAACCCAAATGTCCCGAACCTACACATCCCAAACCTAAACATCCCAAACCTAAACATCCTAAACATAAACGTCCCAAACCTAAACCCAAATGTCCCGAATCTAAACGTCCCGAATCTAAACGTCCCAAACCTAAATGTCCTAAACCCAAACCCAAATATCCCGAACCTAAACATGCCAAACATTGA